The Mammaliicoccus sciuri genome window below encodes:
- the rpmF gene encoding 50S ribosomal protein L32: protein MAVPARRTSKTAKRKRRTHFKISVPGMVECSNCGEMKLSHRVCKACGSYKGKEVVSK from the coding sequence ATGGCAGTTCCAGCTAGAAGAACTTCAAAAACAGCTAAAAGAAAACGTCGTACGCATTTCAAAATCTCAGTACCAGGTATGGTAGAATGTTCAAACTGTGGAGAAATGAAATTATCTCACCGTGTATGTAAAGCATGTGGATCATACAAAGGTAAAGAAGTCGTTTCTAAATAA
- a CDS encoding YceD family protein translates to MKWSITQLKKYQNEPFTFDKEIDMKYLIERVDELIDISPIKVTGDVQVRMHEIIVNLDINGVLTLPCARTLKPVELPFDTTSVEIFELDEFSESNNDDDELRHKLEGGMINLLPIIEELVILEKPLQVFSEGSEDISMAGDGWEVIGEDQFESTEDSEQETEKKVDPRLQKLQQFFDDEK, encoded by the coding sequence ATGAAGTGGTCAATAACACAACTTAAAAAATACCAAAACGAACCATTTACTTTTGATAAAGAAATCGATATGAAATACCTAATTGAAAGGGTAGATGAACTTATCGATATATCTCCAATAAAAGTAACAGGAGACGTTCAAGTGCGAATGCATGAGATAATTGTCAATCTTGACATTAATGGTGTATTGACGTTACCATGTGCCCGTACTTTAAAGCCAGTAGAGCTACCATTTGATACTACATCAGTAGAAATATTTGAGCTAGATGAATTTAGTGAAAGTAATAATGATGATGACGAATTGAGACATAAACTCGAAGGCGGCATGATTAATTTATTACCAATCATTGAAGAACTTGTTATTTTAGAGAAACCGTTACAAGTATTCTCTGAAGGTAGCGAAGATATTTCAATGGCAGGCGATGGTTGGGAAGTTATTGGCGAAGATCAATTTGAGTCAACCGAAGATTCAGAACAAGAAACTGAAAAGAAAGTTGATCCAAGACTTCAAAAATTACAACAATTCTTCGATGACGAAAAATAA
- a CDS encoding nucleotidyltransferase, whose amino-acid sequence MKSVALITEYNPFHNGHVYHAESSRKLTESDVAISIMSGSFTMRGEPAILSKFKRAEMAIQYVDLVIELPLVYAISSGDLFAKGGLQIAEQLGCDTLSFGSESGNIDDIKQVIKEIEQVSKSGKYKQMLKEGKSHPRIISELIPHNQMLKGSNNLLAIEYVKHIMQHNLAIEPTTIQRKDNMYLDAHLNETTHISSATSIRNAYFRQDDTYQLSLPTTSSNILKHAHAVNWDHFFPLLKWTILRDTHEELRDIYMMTEGLEYKVKKEIKDSTNFEMFVQKLKSKRYTWTRLQRLLTAILLNVTNEQVSEYNPTAIRVLAMSKKGQAYLKSLKDTCPLPIVTNVNKQTVAHFTNEIKATDLYQYISGDSDTDFNKPVIIKNA is encoded by the coding sequence ATGAAAAGTGTTGCTTTAATAACAGAATATAATCCATTTCATAATGGGCATGTATATCACGCAGAATCTTCTAGAAAATTAACCGAAAGTGATGTTGCAATTTCTATTATGAGTGGTTCTTTTACAATGCGGGGAGAACCAGCAATTTTAAGTAAGTTTAAGCGCGCCGAAATGGCCATTCAATATGTAGATTTAGTCATTGAATTACCTCTTGTATATGCCATATCATCTGGTGATTTATTTGCTAAAGGAGGCCTTCAAATAGCAGAACAACTTGGATGTGACACATTATCTTTCGGAAGCGAATCTGGAAATATTGACGATATTAAACAGGTCATTAAAGAAATAGAACAAGTATCTAAAAGTGGAAAATACAAACAAATGCTAAAAGAAGGGAAATCACACCCGAGAATTATTTCAGAATTAATACCTCATAATCAAATGCTTAAAGGTTCAAATAATTTACTCGCAATTGAATATGTGAAACATATTATGCAGCATAACTTAGCAATAGAACCGACAACGATTCAAAGAAAAGATAATATGTATTTAGATGCTCATTTAAACGAAACAACACACATTTCAAGTGCAACTTCTATACGTAACGCCTATTTCAGACAGGACGATACATATCAATTAAGTTTACCGACAACTAGTTCAAATATATTAAAGCACGCTCATGCAGTTAACTGGGATCACTTTTTCCCATTATTAAAATGGACAATATTAAGAGATACCCATGAAGAATTACGAGACATATATATGATGACTGAAGGATTAGAATATAAAGTTAAAAAAGAAATTAAAGATAGTACGAACTTTGAAATGTTTGTCCAAAAGCTCAAATCTAAGAGATATACGTGGACAAGATTACAACGCTTGTTAACCGCAATTTTGTTAAACGTTACGAATGAACAAGTTTCTGAATATAATCCAACTGCCATACGTGTACTTGCAATGTCTAAAAAAGGACAAGCTTATTTAAAATCTCTTAAAGATACATGTCCATTACCTATCGTTACAAATGTTAATAAACAAACAGTTGCTCACTTCACAAATGAAATTAAAGCAACAGATTTATATCAATATATTTCAGGTGATTCTGATACTGATTTTAATAAACCAGTCATAATAAAAAACGCATGA
- the coaD gene encoding pantetheine-phosphate adenylyltransferase: MTKRIAVVPGSFDPITLGHIDIIKRSAKIFDEIHVSVLKNSSKKGLFSTEERVELIKEAVQDVPNIVVHSFHGLLVDFCKEINANTIVRGLRAVSDFEYEMQLTSMNKKLDDDIETLYMMTNNHYSFISSSVVKEVAQFDGDISEFVPENVNKALKEKIKNKES, from the coding sequence ATGACTAAGAGAATAGCAGTTGTTCCAGGTAGCTTTGATCCAATAACATTAGGACATATTGATATTATTAAGCGTAGTGCTAAAATATTTGATGAGATTCATGTTTCTGTATTGAAAAATAGTTCTAAAAAAGGCTTATTTAGTACAGAAGAGCGTGTTGAATTAATTAAAGAAGCGGTACAAGATGTACCAAACATAGTGGTTCATTCATTTCATGGGTTACTTGTAGACTTTTGTAAAGAAATAAATGCTAACACGATTGTAAGAGGATTAAGAGCTGTTAGCGACTTTGAGTATGAAATGCAATTGACATCTATGAATAAAAAATTAGATGACGATATTGAAACATTATATATGATGACAAATAATCATTATTCATTTATAAGTTCAAGTGTTGTGAAAGAAGTTGCACAATTTGACGGCGATATTTCGGAATTTGTTCCTGAAAATGTGAATAAAGCATTGAAAGAAAAAATTAAAAATAAAGAGTCATAA
- the rsmD gene encoding 16S rRNA (guanine(966)-N(2))-methyltransferase RsmD: MRVIGGKYKRLHIKTIDGQSTRPTTDKVKENIFNGLQDLEGIGLDLFAGSGGLGIEGLSRGLDKVIFVDGNFKATKMIKENLNTLHIPETQYEVYKNDAIRALKALNKRDIKFDYIFLDPPYRKSLIDQSLEKIQAFDLLNVNGTIICEFDKSEDIDRGAFKVLKKYEYGLTHVMLLTKGEDND, from the coding sequence TTGAGAGTAATAGGTGGAAAATACAAGAGACTTCATATAAAAACAATAGATGGTCAATCAACGAGACCGACAACAGATAAAGTGAAAGAGAATATCTTTAATGGCCTTCAAGATTTAGAAGGTATAGGGTTAGATTTGTTTGCTGGTAGCGGTGGACTTGGTATTGAAGGATTGTCTAGAGGTTTAGATAAAGTGATTTTTGTGGACGGTAATTTCAAAGCAACTAAAATGATAAAAGAAAATTTAAACACATTACATATACCTGAAACTCAATACGAAGTTTATAAAAATGATGCAATTAGAGCGTTAAAAGCTTTAAATAAACGCGATATTAAGTTTGATTATATATTTCTAGATCCACCTTATAGAAAATCGCTCATAGATCAATCATTAGAAAAAATTCAAGCGTTTGACTTATTAAATGTAAATGGTACAATAATTTGCGAATTTGATAAAAGCGAAGACATAGATAGGGGTGCGTTCAAAGTTCTTAAAAAGTATGAATATGGACTGACGCATGTTATGTTGCTAACAAAAGGAGAAGACAATGACTAA
- a CDS encoding DUF7147 family protein, with amino-acid sequence MKQSFIVIGHGLTDLFEFQTLIEYNHERISDIIMLHTPLSKEKLSSACIIMKPTKGQQFQAIYMIMEGIKYPYPDSNKKFDLINEWANAYHIQVKGLDVKSRADFAEDELYFAYLKGVLRLERYLPPLQ; translated from the coding sequence ATGAAACAATCATTTATCGTCATCGGTCATGGTCTAACTGATTTATTTGAATTTCAAACGTTAATCGAATATAACCATGAACGTATTTCTGACATTATTATGTTACATACACCATTATCTAAGGAGAAACTATCTTCAGCTTGTATCATAATGAAGCCTACTAAAGGTCAACAATTTCAAGCGATTTACATGATAATGGAAGGTATTAAATATCCGTACCCTGATTCAAATAAGAAATTCGATTTAATCAATGAATGGGCAAATGCATATCACATACAAGTTAAAGGGCTAGATGTTAAATCTCGTGCTGATTTCGCTGAAGATGAACTTTACTTCGCCTATTTAAAAGGTGTATTAAGACTGGAAAGATACTTGCCACCGCTTCAGTAG
- a CDS encoding DUF2129 domain-containing protein, with amino-acid sequence MELVERISIVVYLKNMKHERQLRKFGNIYFAHRKEQYVMLYTNEDKIDDTVQHLMKLKYVKDVKVSPFKYVKRDYSNSNTDKKEYLNF; translated from the coding sequence ATGGAATTAGTAGAACGAATCAGTATTGTCGTATATTTAAAGAATATGAAACACGAACGACAATTACGCAAGTTTGGTAATATATACTTTGCACATAGAAAAGAACAATACGTCATGTTATATACAAATGAAGATAAAATAGATGACACTGTTCAACATTTAATGAAACTAAAATATGTTAAAGATGTAAAAGTTTCACCATTTAAATATGTTAAAAGAGATTACTCTAATTCAAATACGGACAAAAAAGAGTATTTAAACTTTTAA